Genomic window (Phaeodactylum tricornutum CCAP 1055/1 chromosome 3, complete sequence):
ACAGCGTGGGGTGCCCATGTTTCGCGAATGGCGGGTTTGACATGGACTAGGAAGCGAGTGCCAGGGGGAGCGAGAGGGGTGCAATTGTAATCAAAGGCACCGCGGAACTGAGCTTGCGCCGACAACTTGGGATTGATGCGCGAGGTACGGAGCAAGTTGAGGGTAAGGAGGGCATGGGGAATGAGACGGTCCCACAGGTGGAGCGGAGAATCCGGGTTAGTGCTGCAGAGTCCAGCAATAAAGTGGTTTTTGAAGGTGCGGATGGCTCGTTTGGCAGCGTTGCGACGGTGGAGATGAGGGGGTGCAAGCTGAAAGTCAATGTGTCCAGAGGTCATGAAAGTCTGGAGGGCTgcagaggcttcgttgttgAGCCGTTGGAGTTGAGGTCAAAGGCCTCGCTGGGTGAAAAGCAAGTGGGCACGTTTGTAGGCGGCAAGAATTTCGGGACCGGACTTGCTCTTCATTAGTTTGACGTGAATGGCGTTACTGTCGTAATTGTAGAGTACAAGCATGTCAGTGTGGCCTGCACTGGAAGGAGTGAGAAAACGGCATGGTTGGTCAGTGTAGATCTGGCCAGTGACACGTTGATGGGCGACAAAGACATGGTGGGTGCGGGCAACGGTTGGGCTGTCATGAGCGGAGTTGGCATGAGGTGCTACGGTGGCAGCGGGGGAACGGACGGGAGAGGGCTTGGTGGACCGGAGGTTGGCTCGTTGTTGGTCGAGATGGCCTTTGATCATGGCTGGGGAGTCCGGCGGGTACTTGCGCACTTGACGGGCGGTAATGTCCGGGAAGGTGGTTAAGTGACCGGAGTTGATTGCGGTGCACCATGTGAACAGAGCTGGGGAGAAGAGGGAGGCGTGAACAAAAGCGATGCGGTCTGCAAGAGCAGTGTAGGGAATGAGGGCATGTGCCATTGCGGGAGGAGCGAGGGTCTCCAAGTCAAGGTACCAGAGGCCGGTGGTGGGAGCGCGGGTGCCAGAGAGCAGCAGAGTGTCGCCATGGTGAATGTTGAGGCGGGTGGCTGAGAAGGTGGCGGTGCAGCCGTCATTGCACAGTTGACCGATGGACAGGAGTGGATGTGAGGCTAGTCCAGGGAACATGTGGGCGTGGCAGGCGGAGGGGGAGAAACCGGGCAGGGTAAGGGTGGCGGTATGGCTGGAGCGGAGGACGGCGCCATTAGGAACACGAACAGCAAGGCTGGGGCTTGCAGGATGTTTGTTGGTGTGGGGACAGTTGACAGTGATGTAGTGGCCGGTGCAACCGGTGTTGGCAACGACCAAGGTGTGTGgactaggcggggaggggactacagaTGAATTAAGCCTGGTAATATGATTTAAATAATCGGTATTACTAGAGTTAATTATCAGCATAGCCGTCCCTGTTTCCTATTCAGGGGGCTTGGGGGCCGTCCAAACCTTGGTGGAGCCGCCAAGAGTGTTGGTGGCCGTCGCATTGTCGCAATGACCAGGGGCCTTGGTCTTGCACGTGGCGCTCGTATGGCGCCGGTTTTTGCTGGTAccatgggtccagcaatacgTCATGTCGGCAGAGCTAACAGAAGAGTTGGACACAGAAAGCGCCAAGAAAGGGAGACTGAGGGTGCCGGGGCCAGGCATGGGAGCCAGAGAGGGATTGGCAGCAAGAACTTTGGCGTAGCCTAAGGAGCCCGTTGTGGCAGTGAGGCGCCGGTCTTCGTCAGCAAGGGTAAAGTGGGTCTGAAAGTTGGCAAGCGTGTGAGAAGTACGGGGTAATTTGCGCCAGTCTTTGCAATCCTGAGGAAGAAAGCCGGAGTGGGCAATAACCTTGTAGCCGGCACAAACGGCGGCCTCAGAGATGGGGTCAAGGCTGTCAGTCAAGAAGGCAATGGCTTTGTCGAGCTGAAGAAAAACGGATTCAATGGGCTCGGTGGTGTTCCACGGGGTGTACATAGATTGGAACTTTTTCTGGAGTTCAGCAGGCTTGATGGTGCCGTATTTGGTCCAAAGGTGCTGAAGCAAGTCGAGGCAGGACACATTGCTAAATTCGAAGAAAGGGTGCGCAACTGCGCGCACGTAGATTCGGGGAATGGCGTCGAGAAGCTGCTGACGGAGAGCATTCTTGACGGCAACATAGAGATTGAAAATGTTGGCATtgcgttggtggatgcggTTGTTTTCGGTAATCTTGGCAGGAGTGGCGCCAATTGGAGGATTGGCGGGTGGAGCGACGGGAATGACAAACGGGACGTCGCTTATGTCGGCATATGCGCAAGGGGTGAGCGTTAAGGCCATGTGGCCATGAGCACCGCCACCGTTGAGCATCgggatggcggcggcgttggtcATGAGTTGGCGTTGTGCAAGTTTGATGGTGGCGTAGGTTGGGGggacggtggtggtggcgatcgggtcgaggactttgtgaggaaagtcgctcAGTTTGAAGTGAGCAGAGGTCAACATGGGGACTGAGAGAAAGGCGGATTGGCGGTAGGGCAGGGTTGAGAGCGGAGAGACGGTtgggttgcttcgtagttctattgatgaacacaaaacgacgatggagatcacagttgaggaaaatgatgaactacgaagattatgagtttacattgtactcttggatatttgtagggactgtggggctgtgatttgttgtgtgtgggacggaagcgacttggcttttagcagtaggcgattgaacttctggtgagacgttgtccttaccaggggcgtgcctcatttGACTAATTTAATCGAAATAACAGAGAAGACATTTCGTATTTAATGAGTGTTCCTTCTTGCGCGCCAGACAGATTTTTCTAAGTGCCGtttgaaagcttggactggctgaACTTTTGAATAGGgttttcaatccttgttaAATTTagagtactttttcgtctcccaagtcacggtcgtttcaaaatctaagtgtaaatccttcgctaaatccttcactaactgtaaatccttcactaatttattgggattcagaaaccttcactaatgtaaattagtgaaggattcagaatccttcacgaaatccgggactGAGTTCTAATCCttaagtggatttgattccgaaaatagctcacttcgtaattttaacgcctaccggaaattaccgctttttaaagtttaaaagcGTTAAAAACATCCCATTTTGGGCTATTTATGCTTGTggcgttgaggcacgccccaggAGTTGGCTCAACAACATTACTTCTAATCGTCTGGACGAAGGATATAACCAAAGAAGCTTGAAAGGAATTTCCATGCCACCATAAAAGTTTAAAAATGAAACGAATCCGGCCCCGTGCGCGTATCTTTTTACTCTGTGCTGGACGTAGGCGACGATGCCGCCGCTTCCGAAATAACCTCGTCTTCGGACGAGTGCTACAATCCGCTCGTCCCCCACAGTGTTTTGCTCAGTCATGATGTGCAACTCCAACACGAACTGCTCCGGGACAACACCACTTCCATTTTCATTCAGATTCTGCACACTCCCCTCCCCCCTACTTCCGGGGGACGCACCCAAGCGGAAACACCCCACCACGAAGAAGACTTGCGCATGCGACGACAATCCCTCGCCTCATCCATGCAAGCCTCTCAACAGTCCCCCAAGGTGCTCTTGTCCGCATACGTACAACAACGAGGCAATCTCGCACGAGTTCTCTCCTCCATTGAAAAAAATTCGCGACAAATTCAACCCATTATCCTGACCACCGACGCCTCTTCCGAACACGACGGGCATTACCCATTCTCTGCAACCACCACTCTTCCtgacaacgacgaggacgtGGTCTTGGAGGACGATGCCGTCCTCTATTTTCCCGTGGAAGAACTCTTGAACAATTACATGGTATAAGTACCAAACGGTtctacctacctatctaCAAACATGTCTTCTAGAAACGAGTAGTATTTCTATCTAACCAACCTTGCCCAGCCTTACTATTACTCGAGAAGCTATCTCTAGACCTGTGTATATGTGTACTGCTGTTGCTCATAGCAAGTAACTACAATGTTTTCCCCTCCCGCTTCTGAGACCCCGCACACTTACAGCAGATGTACCTATGCATTCCAAAACCTCAAAAAGCTGGCTTGTAGTTAGCGGCTTCGTCCGTgtatctagaatttcgtgTTGTTCCGGCAGCACGTTACAATCGACGTCGCTTGCTGCTAACCCGGGGGCCACCTCCATCCGGCTCGATTGTAGGCCGTTTCCGCGCAGCCTCCGCTTCTACCGCATCACTGTTCTGTGGTTCTTCATACTCCTCTCCGTCCAGACTGTCCTCGTTGCCCCCCCATCATTGGCTTTGTCCGCTTTGCAGGTTGGtgccgtcgtcgtggtgaCTTCCGGAGGGACCAAACTCTGCCGGTCCACCCCGGATCCGTCGTTTTTGTCTGTCCCTTCCTAGCCAGTTCCTTTGCCGCTAAACGTTCCAACGCCACGTCAGATTCCAACAAGACGTTACGGCGGTGCAAGatgccttccgtttcttgACGGAGAATGTTCATCATGGCGACCCATTTGTCCTGAGCCAAACAGGATTCCCACAATTTCGACGCAATTGCGGCATTTTGCGCTTGTCCCTGCTCCAGTTCATTGGACAAGGCCGTGACAGTGTCTCGCAACTGGTCTACCACTTCAGatttgtcttcttcctcggtCACGACCACAGTTGTTAAGGAGGCGGTGTTTTGGCCCGCATCCAGAACATTGCCCGGGCTTTCTGGTCGACGGCGGCTTGCAGAAAGCCCACTGATTCACGCTGGTTCTGTGTGGCATGTTGCAAGGCTTGTGCAACATCCACGTAGTGGGCCATGAGGGACACGTACTGTTGCTCGAGTTGGGCCCGTTTGTGTTTCGCGACCagcattgtttgttgcaAGACATCACAAtgattttcttctttcggaTCAATGCAAATGGGCAACCGCGTTGTCCCCGGAGCTCCGCGGAGCAGAGCGGGTGCGGTGCCGTTGTGGTAGGGGTCGGGTGTCGCGTTTACTGCACAGCTTGGCAATAAGCCTGAATGTGACGGAggtctttttcgatttcgtccttACGACGAACAGTTAAGGATTGCAGCACGTTGGCTCCGAGGAACTGCGCCGAGTAGCCACGAGCGAGTATCGCGGCAACGTCTTGCGGACGAGTGTGGTGTTGGTAAGCTTTGATGGGATGGTATCGACCGTGACTGCTTACCGTAAAGGAGAACACAGTGGCTTTGTACGCAGATAACGAAGCGCCATTGTGTGGATGCCAAGAGTGATGCACACTGCCTCACTTGGTCGTTCTTGACGGTGATGTTGCCGCCGAAGGTGAAATTACCACGTCCCGCGTCCAAACCGTGCGTCAGCAAGCATCAGCCCTGGTCGATATGCAACTCCATTCCGGGCGCTGTGCTCTCTCTGCTGGTACCGCTCTAAACAATATGCCAAtgctttggcttctttggCGATACGCTTGGACctcgacaagaaaaggcgtgGCGAATGGAGTAGGTCAGGGGCTGGAAGCAGCGCATCCgtgccagcgcgatacctccacTATATCATACACAGAGCATAGACCGAGCATTGGACTTTTTTCTAATTGTaaattttacttaaaagccgtttcgcgctcacTCAAAAGGACTTAgcaattttcaaatctgaccgaaatagcgatttttttaAGTTTTTTAGACCGGAATAGCTGTTTTCCTCATAAAATAATTACTCATGCATATAAATCGCACACCCCCATatccttttccttagggCTGGCTTGCAAACTACAGTTTGTCCGCTTGGCTTTGTTAATTATTTAAAGTATCGCATCAGATTTTAATGTCTCCTATACAACCCTTTAAACAACCATAAAGCGTCGATGAAATCCAGCAGAATTCTCTTTGGCTCGGAATATCTGACGTCGCGGCTGCTTTTTCCACAACAGATGTCTGCCGTGCTTCGCAGAGAGAACAAACCTCCTATTTTCTGCCTGTGAAGTACGCACCAGCGAATTCGATAGAAAAGTTCCATTCTCCGTCAGTCAATTCTATTTTACGGTTACAGCTCACAGTAAAGCAGGGCTCGTCTCACGTAACTGTGAAGCCAGACTCTTTTTACTATCTCTCGACTTTTCCGCCTTTGCACAAACCGAGATAAAGGGGATTGATCGCCATAAATTGAGTGGACTTCATTGCGTTGCCTGATTTAACTCCAATGGCGAATCCCAACGATGCCGAAAGCGCCTACGACGTCGGTGATGACCTGCCCTTACGACGGAATCGACAGAGCGACGGAAACAACACTCTGTCCGGGGATTCTAAACCAACCGAAACGCGGAGCAATACGGATCGTCAGAGTAGCTCCGACGATGGCAATTCTGCCGATGATAATGAGCCTTTGTTTGCTTTTATGAAGGGAATCAGCGATGATTTAGCGGCTCGCGTTCCACTCTACAAGGACGACTGGAGTCGTCCAAAAAGCATATATACTGTTGTGAACGCAACATTCTTTGCCTTCGTTATCCAACTTATTCCGGCGCTTATTTTTGCCGAGCTCATGGATCGACAAACACAAGGAAATCTCGCCACCGCGGAAACTTTGTTGAGCTCAGCAATCATTGGAATTATTTACGCCATTTTCGCCGGGCAGCCGCTCGTGATCATGGGAATTACAGGTCCTGTTGCCATTCTCCTTGGAACTTCTTACAGTCTTACCGAAAAATTTGATGCTGAGTATTTtccctttttcttttggatttgcaTTTGGGCTGGTCTCATGCATATCATTTCGGCCATGGTTGGTCTGGTTAGTTTAGTTTGGAAGGTAACACCGTTCACGAGCCAGATATTCGAGCTTTTCATCGCCATTACATTCATTTACGCTTCTGTCCGTGATTTGATCGAGCCGATATATTTTGGGCAGGAAGACAGTCGTCCAGATCGCAGTGCTCAATACGCATCGCTCTTGATCGGACTTGTGACGTTCTACGTTGCTTGGACCTTGCATTTTGCGGAAACGTGGGTTATGTTCACGCGCCAAGTACGCACGTTCTTGACCAGCTACAATACGCTCCTAGCCGTGGTTTTTGGAACGGCTTTCAGCTATTTGCCCGGTGTAGATCTCGCCCAAAATGGAGTCGGTGGTCTCGACCGTGTCAATGTTCGCTTTACGCCGTGGAATTGGCAACCAACTGCTGATCGCCCCTGGGTTGTTTCGCCTTTTCAAGGAATCGATGTAGCCGGTATTTTTGCCGCCATTATACCTGGATTTatgttctttcttctctttaTCATCGATCATAACGTGTCGTCTATTCTGACGCAGTCGCCAAAGTTCAACCTTAAGAAACCAGCGGCGTATCATTGGgactttttcgttttgggCATAACATTCATTCCGTGTGCAATTCTTGGACTACCTCCTGGTAATGGATTGATTCCGCAGGCTCCACTGCACGCCCGAGCTCTGTGTACACGTGCCTACGCAACAGACGAACACGGAGTAAAACGAGAAATTGTGACTCACGTTGAGGAACAGCGTTGGTCGGCTTTGGCGCAAGCGTCTCTAATGTTTGTTGCCTTAGCCGCCTTCACAGTTATCAGCTGGATTCCACGTGGCTGTCTATTTGGTTTATTTTTATACCTCGGAATGGGAGCTCTGCATGGCAACGAGATCTGGGAGCGCGTAACGTTGGGCTTCATTGTTTCAAAAAAGCGCCCTCCTATTCCTGTTGTCCGGGAAGTTCCATGGCGCACAGTGCAGTGCTGGACTGTCATTCAACTATCCCTTGCTTTTTTAATTTTTGGAGTGGCCCAATTTGCAGATATCGGATATATATACCCTGCACTGTTGACTGCTTTAGTACCTGTCAGGTCGTACGTAATGGAGCGTATCTTTAAACAAGAAGATATCAAATTTCTCGATCCATttggcgaagacgatgacAATTACCACCAAGAGCAACGTGAGATACACCGCACTCGCAACGACTCGTTCGACTCCGAAGAACTCAACTTCCCCAACCGTGCCGAATTTCGAGGTCAAGGAAAAGCACGTGCTTTACACAATCGCAAGCGTAGACACACTATCGGCCATGAAACAGATGACATTTTGGCAATGGAAGTCACGAGGGCGTCAGTTGATCCGGCTCActtgacgaagacgaataCCACTTTACCAGTTAtcgagattttggaagcTGGAGCGTCGCGAAAGGTAGCGAATTTGAAGCCGCGGACAGCTGATAGCCTTTAATCAAAATGCTGTGTCGCTTACAGGTAGATGATTGGAACCAGCAAGTAACGGTTTGTATAGTATTTTTGTTACCACAGCATAAATGTAGGAAGGCGTGTCTTCCGGCTTCACTTTTTATATTGCTCCTTTTCAAAGCGATAGCTTAAAAAGGCGCTGGGTGCAGAGAAGGGTCAAAAAAGCTTGCAGATCCACCTTTGCATAGATCTATGCATTTCGAATATGGTGTGGCTTCTAAGAATGTAAGAAAATATTTTGTCGTTTTGTTATCGCTTTGCTGGGAAAAGCAATAGCAATCTACCGGGAGAATTATTGTAAAACCTACCCTGTAACACCCATACCAAACTGATCCCGCAGGGAACACTTCAATTCAACTGCATACGGGAACTTGATGTCATGACTGTCCTAAAAAAATAGCTGCTGAGGTAGGCACTGTCTAACATAAAAGTAAaatgaggaaaaccgctatttcggcctctgcgacatgaaaaaatcgctatttcggccgaatctgaaaatttcaaagtacttttgattgagcgcgaaacggcttctaagtaaaattagcaaattgaaaataatcaaatgcttggtgtatgctctgtatataATATAgtggaggtatcgcgctggcatggatgagctgcttccaacccatgagCCAGGGACGGACTTCACAAAACTCTTTCCAGTCAAAAGTCCCAATCCGGGGACTAGGATTGAGCTTGCAGCTTATAAATTGTCGTATAGAACCCTGCTGGAGTCTCAACCATTGACATGCCCAGAAAAATTGTAGAAAGCTCTACCCTACATCGCCCAACTCCACTGCTCCCATTCCGACTTTGCATCGATCCAAACTCAAAAGGAAATTGAGAAACTGCAACGTGCCAAGCTGCTGCAAGCGCAACGCATCGAAGCAGAAAGGCAACGCCAAAGACTCGAAAAGCAGCGTCGCAAAGAAGCAGCGCGTGCCCGGGAAAATGAAGCCgccattgcagcagcaactgCCAAGGCAGTGCCCCCTGCCTCCGGGAATGACAATGCATTCACCCTTTTCTGATCAATTGTCTGTTCCTACTTGCGCAACGGCTCCCCTATTATTGCAACACCCAATGGAAATGAGCCCTCGACACCACACGCAAACCAACCGGTAACATCTCCGTCCAATAACGTTGTACAAGTGACTGTGACGCCTACTCCCATTGTACGGGGCAGACTTGGCAAATCATCCGTCACCATCCACTCTGCACGTCTTGGCAATTTCCCCATCAACCCCTATGGTGACTGCCGTCCAGGCTCCAGTGTCTCTGGAAAAGTCCTCTACTCCCGCCCAAACTGGAACTAGTCATCCGTATCCTTTGACCCTCCCGCAAGCGTGGCAACCATCATGCCCCCCAAATTTTCGGTCACTGTTGTGAATGGAGCTATTGGTTCCGAGTGGCCTTGGTACCTATGGCAAACTCCAGTCCTACAGCACCACCCCAGCAATTTCACATCCCCTATGGCCGGACATTGTAATATTCCAATGCAGACGTCACCAGTCTTCGCATTGGCAGGTCCAGAAACTTTGCCTATGGAATTTTTGTTCCCTCCGTTTGCGGTACCGTTCTGGAATTACAACTTTGCACCGTTTTCACCA
Coding sequences:
- a CDS encoding predicted protein is translated as MALRYLRTKPLCSPLRPPSHSGLLPSCAVNATPDPYHNGTAPALLRGAPGTTRLPICIDPKEENHCDVLQQTMLVAKHKRAQLEQQYVSLMAHYVDVAQALQHATQNQQSPGNVLDAGQNTASLTTVVVTEEEDKSEVVDQLRDTVTALSNELEQGQAQNAAIASKLWESCLAQDKWVAMMNILRQETEGILHRRNVLLESDVALERLAAKELARKGQTKTTDPGWTGRVWSLRKSPRRRHQPAKRTKPMMGGQRGQSGRRGV
- a CDS encoding predicted protein, which gives rise to MKRIRPRARDDAAASEITSSSDECYNPLVPHSVLLSHDVQLQHELLRDNTTSIFIQILHTPLPPTSGGRTQAETPHHEEDLRMRRQSLASSMQASQQSPKVLLSAYVQQRGNLARVLSSIEKNSRQIQPIILTTDASSEHDGHYPFSATTTLPDNDEDVVLEDDAVLYFPVEELLNNYMV
- a CDS encoding predicted protein; protein product: MFPGLASHPLLSIGQLCNDGCTATFSATRLNIHHGDTLLLSGTRAPTTGLWYLDLETLAPPAMAHALIPYTALADRIAFVHASLFSPALFTWCTAINSGHLTTFPDITARQVRKYPPDSPAMIKGHLDQQRANLRSTKPSPVRSPAATVAPHANSAHDSPTVARTHHVFVAHQRVTGQIYTDQPCRFLTPSSAGHTDMLVLYNYDSNAIHVKLMKSKSGPEILAAYKPLQTFMTSGHIDFQLAPPHLHRRNAAKRAIRTFKNHFIAGLCSTNPDSPLHLWDRLIPHALLTLNLLRTSRINPKLSAQAQFRGAFDYNCTPLAPPGTRFLVHVKPAIRETWAPHAVEGWYLGPALHHYRYHCVWITETRAERVADTLSWFPHRISMPTASSTDRALAAARDLVHALRNPSPASPFNPLDATQHQALTDLANLFASVAAPVSPVDAPTPAPMVQPPAPAPTPAQVRFAVPLVTAEHAPALPRVPTQAPPLPRAIQAADVAKPASPEQPHP
- a CDS encoding predicted protein; its protein translation is MLTSAHFKLSDFPHKVLDPIATTTVPPTYATIKLAQRQLMTNAAAIPMLNGGGAHGHMALTLTPCAYADISDVPFVIPVAPPANPPIGATPAKITENNRIHQRNANIFNLYVAVKNALRQQLLDAIPRIYVRAVAHPFFEFSNVSCLDLLQHLWTKYGTIKPAELQKKFQSMYTPWNTTEPIESVFLQLDKAIAFLTDSLDPISEAAVCAGYKVIAHSGFLPQDCKDWRKLPRTSHTLANFQTHFTLADEDRRLTATTGSLGYAKVLAANPSLAPMPGPGTLSLPFLALSVSNSSVSSADMTYCWTHGTSKNRRHTSATCKTKAPGHCDNATATNTLGGSTKVWTAPKPPE
- a CDS encoding predicted protein; amino-acid sequence: EPLFAFMKGISDDLAARVPLYKDDWSRPKSIYTVVNATFFAFVIQLIPALIFAELMDRQTQGNLATAETLLSSAIIGIIYAIFAGQPLVIMGITGPVAILLGTSYSLTEKFDAEYFPFFFWICIWAGLMHIISAMVGLVSLVWKVTPFTSQIFELFIAITFIYASVRDLIEPIYFGQEDSRPDRSAQYASLLIGLVTFYVAWTLHFAETWVMFTRQVRTFLTSYNTLLAVVFGTAFSYLPGVDLAQNGVAGIFAAIIPGFMFFLLFIIDHNVSSILTQSPKFNLKKPAAYHWDFFVLGITFIPCAILGLPPGNGLIPQAPLHARALCTRAYATDEHGVKREIVTHVEEQRWSALAQASLMFVALAAFTVISWIPRGCLFGLFLYLGMGALHGNEIWERVTLGFIVSKKRPPIPVVREVPWRTVQCWTVIQLSLAFLIFGVAQFADIGYIYPALLTALVPVRSYVMERIFKQEDIKFLD